From a region of the Cognatiyoonia koreensis genome:
- a CDS encoding adenosylcobalamin-dependent ribonucleoside-diphosphate reductase: MTAFSAPIAEQIWDMKYRFKDADGTPIDETVEDTWRRIASALAAVEKVPADWEAKFYDALADFKYLPAGRITAGAGTARSVTLFNCFVMGTVPDSMGGIFDMLKEAALTMQQGGGIGYDFSTIRPKGASVTGVAADASGPLSFMDVWDAMCRTIMSAGSRRGAMMATMRCDHPDVEEFITAKSDAARLRMFNMSVLITDPFMDAVKADKPWDLVFGGQTYKTVRARDLWDAIMQSTYDYAEPGVIFIDRINQMNNLSYCETIAATNPCGEQPLPPYGACLLGSINMARLVSDPFEDAATLDEAQLIELVATAVRMMDNVVDASRFPLEAQAREAAAKRRIGLGVTGLADALLMVGLRYGSEEAARQTDRWMHAIARAAYLASVDLAKEKGAFPLFDADKFLASGAMQTMDEDVRDAIAKHGIRNALLTSIAPTGTISLYAGNVSSGIEPVFAYAYKRKVLQKDGSRTEEEVVDYAVQLWRELKGDTPLPDYFVNAQTLAPLDHVRMQAAAQKWIDSSISKTINCPADISFDDFKEVYMAAWDQGCKGCTTYRPNDVTGSVLSVSEDAAPAETPQVVQTDDEGAEVVYMSEPLDRPSELEGATYKLKWPDSEHAIYITINDLVIAGHRRPFEVFINSKNMEHFAWTVALTRMISAVFRRGGDVSFVVEELKAVFDPRGGAWMQGKYVPSILAAIGGVIEKHMVATGFLAGEGMGLKTDPKADVVSLQNGPKGKSCGSCGSYELRMIEGCMTCGSCGYSKCG; encoded by the coding sequence ATGACCGCATTTTCCGCCCCGATTGCCGAACAGATCTGGGACATGAAGTATCGCTTCAAGGATGCGGACGGCACGCCGATAGATGAAACCGTTGAAGACACGTGGCGGCGGATTGCCTCGGCTCTCGCGGCTGTTGAAAAAGTGCCGGCGGACTGGGAAGCCAAGTTCTATGACGCGTTGGCTGATTTCAAATACCTGCCCGCAGGACGGATCACCGCCGGGGCGGGCACGGCACGGTCAGTGACACTGTTTAACTGTTTCGTCATGGGGACGGTGCCTGACAGCATGGGCGGCATTTTCGACATGCTGAAAGAGGCTGCACTGACGATGCAACAAGGTGGCGGGATCGGCTATGACTTTTCGACAATCCGTCCAAAGGGCGCGTCTGTCACCGGTGTGGCCGCCGATGCCTCTGGACCCTTGTCATTCATGGATGTCTGGGATGCCATGTGTCGCACGATCATGTCCGCCGGATCACGGCGCGGTGCGATGATGGCGACGATGCGCTGTGATCACCCGGATGTCGAAGAATTCATCACGGCAAAATCCGATGCCGCACGGCTGCGGATGTTCAACATGTCTGTGTTGATTACTGATCCGTTCATGGACGCAGTCAAGGCGGACAAGCCATGGGACCTGGTGTTTGGCGGACAGACCTACAAGACAGTGCGTGCCCGCGACCTATGGGATGCGATCATGCAGTCGACCTATGATTACGCCGAACCTGGTGTCATTTTCATCGACCGCATCAACCAGATGAACAACCTCAGCTACTGCGAAACGATCGCGGCGACGAATCCGTGCGGCGAACAGCCGTTACCGCCTTATGGGGCGTGTCTGCTTGGCTCGATCAACATGGCGCGGCTTGTGTCCGATCCCTTCGAAGACGCTGCTACATTGGATGAGGCACAGCTGATCGAGCTTGTCGCAACAGCCGTGCGGATGATGGATAACGTCGTTGATGCATCCCGTTTCCCCTTGGAAGCGCAAGCGCGCGAGGCGGCTGCAAAGCGCCGGATCGGTCTGGGTGTGACAGGTCTCGCGGATGCGCTGCTGATGGTCGGTCTGCGCTATGGATCAGAGGAAGCGGCGCGTCAGACCGATCGCTGGATGCATGCGATTGCCCGCGCCGCCTATCTGGCATCGGTCGACTTGGCGAAGGAAAAAGGGGCCTTTCCCTTGTTTGATGCGGACAAGTTCCTTGCCAGCGGTGCAATGCAAACAATGGATGAGGATGTGCGCGATGCAATCGCGAAACATGGCATCCGCAATGCCTTGTTGACGTCAATCGCACCAACGGGCACGATCTCGCTTTACGCTGGGAACGTCTCGAGCGGGATCGAACCGGTGTTTGCCTACGCCTACAAGCGCAAGGTTCTCCAGAAGGACGGATCGCGCACCGAAGAGGAAGTCGTCGACTACGCTGTCCAACTGTGGCGCGAGTTGAAAGGTGATACACCCCTGCCGGATTACTTCGTGAACGCCCAAACGCTCGCCCCGCTGGATCACGTGCGCATGCAGGCCGCTGCCCAGAAATGGATCGACAGTTCAATTTCCAAGACGATCAACTGCCCCGCCGACATCAGCTTTGACGACTTCAAAGAGGTGTATATGGCCGCTTGGGATCAGGGTTGCAAAGGCTGCACGACCTATCGTCCGAATGACGTGACGGGGTCTGTTCTGTCGGTCAGCGAGGATGCCGCGCCGGCTGAAACGCCGCAGGTTGTCCAGACCGATGATGAAGGTGCCGAGGTTGTTTATATGTCCGAACCGCTCGACCGTCCGAGCGAGTTGGAAGGCGCGACCTACAAGCTCAAATGGCCGGACTCGGAACACGCCATCTATATCACCATCAACGATCTGGTGATCGCCGGACATCGCCGTCCGTTCGAGGTGTTCATCAACTCCAAGAACATGGAGCATTTCGCATGGACTGTCGCGCTGACGCGGATGATTTCAGCAGTCTTCCGGCGGGGCGGGGATGTGTCATTCGTCGTTGAAGAGCTGAAAGCAGTTTTTGATCCGCGCGGCGGTGCGTGGATGCAGGGCAAATATGTGCCTTCGATCCTTGCTGCAATTGGCGGTGTCATCGAAAAGCACATGGTCGCGACTGGTTTCCTTGCGGGCGAAGGCATGGGGCTGAAGACCGACCCAAAGGCTGACGTCGTATCGTTGCAGAACGGACCTAAGGGAAAGTCATGCGGCAGTTGCGGATCTTACGAGTTGCGCATGATTGAAGGCTGTATGACCTGCGGGTCTTGTGGCTATTCCAAGTGCGGTTGA